From Anopheles coluzzii chromosome 3, AcolN3, whole genome shotgun sequence, the proteins below share one genomic window:
- the LOC120959791 gene encoding uncharacterized protein LOC120959791, with amino-acid sequence MGGAWERMVRSVKEAMLALDDGRKLNDEILLTALADSESLINSRPLTYMPQSSSNAEALTPNHFLLGSSCGTKEQLRPNVDLAETLRSSYKRSTALADAMWDRWLKEYLPALNTRSKWREDTRRLNVGDLVFIAEGPRKNWLRAKVEETIAGKDGRIRQVMDLDSDTEVMLSTNFSLRYILLKKWRNKTNDLWKHRKRNGQYYVLFPELLKQEDKFFQYMRMSKKTFYFILRKIEPFIAKLPTHTPYISPEERLMVTLRFLSTGLPFKSLSFTFCIAHNTIGTIVYETCEAIWKTLNEEFIPFPTTSAFNKVEREFLNKWKFPNCIGAIDGKHVKVKAPSKSGTQYFNYKKYFSLHLQAVADANSKFIAVDVGEYGSRCDSGVFKTSTIPPPKPLPGTRQDVPHVLIGDQGYPLKTFLLRPYPDSENPAKLHFNELLSIARRCVECAFGILVAKWRCLKTELQVTPEHVTLIVQTTCLLHNICMEFKEPLPNPAKNTRASDINYNRANNHSSHQATDLRDYFKNYFFNHMD; translated from the exons ATGGGAGGCGCATGGGAACGGATGGTGCGAAGTGTTAAGGAAGCTATGCTAGCACTGGATGACGGTAGGAAACTGAACGACGAGATACTCCTAACCGCATTAGCCGATTCAGAAAGTCTGATCAACTCCCGACCGCTTACCTATATGCCGCAAAGCTCGTCAAATGCAGAAGCGCTTACACCCAACCACTTTCTGTTAGGGAGTTCATGCGGAACCAAGGAGCAGCTGCGTCCCAACGTAGATTTAGCAGAAACACTAAGAAGCAGCTACAAACGATCTACAGCTTTAGCCGATGCGATGTGGGACCGTTGGTTGAAGGAGTATTTGCCAGCCCTGAACACTAGGTCCAAATGGCGCGAAGATACGCGTCGGTTGAATGTTGGCGATCTTGTATTCATCGCTGAGGGTCCGCGGAAGAATTGGTTGAGGGCGAAGGTTGAGGAGACGATAGCCGGTAAAGACGGCAGAATAAGGCAGGTG atGGATTTGGATTCTGACACTGAGGTCATGTTGAGTACGAATTTCTCTTTGCGTTACATCTTACTAAAGAAATGGCGCAATAAAACCAACGATCTGTGGAAACATCGTAAGCGAAATGGACAGTACTATGTGTTATTTCCCGAGTTATTGAAACAAGAAGACAAGTTTTTCCAGTATATGAGAATGtcgaaaaaaacattttattttatattgaGAAAGATAGAACCTTTCATCGCCAAGTTGCCTACACATACTCCATATATCTCTCCGGAAGAACGATTGATGGTAACTCTCAG ATTTCTTTCTACAGGATTGCCGTTCAAATCACTGTCGTTCACTTTCTGCATCGCTCACAATACGATTGGTACAATTGTTTATGAAACATGTGAAGCAATTTGGAAGACATTGAACGAAGAGTTCATTCCTTTTCCAACAACTTCAGCTTTCAACAAAGTGGAAAGAGAGTTTCTTAACAAATGGAAATTTCCTAATTGCATTGGTGCCATCGATGGCAAACATGTAAAAGTGAAGGCACCGTCAAAATCCGGTACtcaatatttcaattacaagaaatatttttctttgcatttgCAAGCAGTAGCTGATGCCAATAGCAAATTTATAGCCGTTGATGTTGGCGAATATGGGAGTCGTTGTGATAGTGGTGTTTTTAAGACATCAAC TATTCCTCCTCCCAAACCACTTCCTGGCACTAGACAAGATGTGCCTCACGTGCTAATTGGCGATCAAGGCTACCCATTGAAAACTTTTTTACTGCGTCCCTACCCAGATAGTGAAAATCCAGCCAAACTTCATTTCAATGAATTGTTAAGCATAGCAAGACGTTGCGTTGAATGTGCTTTTGGCATACTAGTCGCTAAATGGCGATGCTTAAAAACAGAATTACAAGTAACTCCAGAGCATGTCACGTTAATAGTCCAAACAACATGTTTGTTACACAATATTTGTATGGAATTTAAAGAACCACTACCAAATCCAGCTAAAAACACAAGGGCTTCAGATATCAATTATAATAGAGCCAACAACCATTCATCTCACCAGGCAACGGATTTAAGAgattatttcaaaaattacTTCTTTAATCACATGGATTGA